The Pan troglodytes isolate AG18354 chromosome 7, NHGRI_mPanTro3-v2.0_pri, whole genome shotgun sequence genome has a window encoding:
- the LOC134806935 gene encoding large ribosomal subunit protein eL37-like — MMKETSSFGKHCNKTHTLCHHCGSKAYHLQKSTCGKCGYTAKRKRKYNWSAKAKRRNTTRTGQMRHLKIVYHRFRHGFREGTTPKPKRAAVAASSSS, encoded by the coding sequence ATGATGAAGGAAACGTCATCATTTGGAAAGCATTGCAATAAGACGCACACGTTATGCCACCACTGTGGCTCTAAGGCCTACCACCTTCAGAAGTCGACCTGTGGCAAATGTGGCTACACTGCCAAGCGCAAGAGAAAGTATAACTGGAGTGCCAAGGCTAAAAGACGAAATACCACCAGAACTGGTCAAATGAGGCACCTAAAAATTGTATACCATAGATTCAGGCATGGATTCCGTGAAGGAACAACACCTAAACCCAAGAGGGCAGCTGTTGCAGCATCCAGTTCATCTTAA